The Dysidea avara chromosome 11, odDysAvar1.4, whole genome shotgun sequence genome includes the window CAACAATGTGTTAGGCACCATTAAACGAAACTTTAATTCCAGAGATCCTGTTGTAATACGATTATTTTACACCACACTTGTAAGACCAATTCTAGACTATGCCTCTACCATATGGAATCCTCATCATTTGGGAAACATCCGTGAGCTGGAaaatattcaaagaagagccacaaagTTGATACCTACCCTTCAAAACTTACCCTATTCTGACAGACTACAAAGCCTCAATTTACCTAGTTTATCTTACCGTCGAAATCGTATGGACTTAATTATGACATATAAAATTTTGAATGGAGCAGTATTAGTAGATAaagaatatttttttacaatgaaCACCAGTTACAGTACTAGATCTAATGGATTTAAGATTTATAAGAAATTTAATAAGACTTCAACACGACGCTTTGCCTTTTCACAGAGAATAATTAATaactggaattccttaccctatGAAGTTGCCACTTCTCCCAATGTACTAAGTTTTAAGACTAATTTAGATCATTTTTTGTATAATCAACGTTTTTCATTTGTATGATttaattgagattggttttataagactctgtcttctttttgaccaattatacacaataattatacaggtttttgcaattgaattggtcgcttttgcaattgaattcgtcggtattgcaattgaattcgtcccgtttgcaattgaattcgtcggttttgcagttgaattagtcggttttgcaatagaattcgtcataaacaaaacggctccaagaaaccaacccgttcattaagaaatgaactatttatgccttggagagttacacttgagacactagaaggtaattgaagctggtagtccgcgaagctgatagctgtctgacaaattaattagcttgctcgcgagtgaccacacccatcgcgaatcgcgcagtagagtttggaatgttgctggagaggaagaattattgccttataaagagttgtttactactgttgtacttgaacaagttcttgtaacagctgctacatcatgttttcatgtttgctccagctgccattcttgttacggacgaatttaactgcaaaagcgacgaattcaattgcaaaaccgacgaattcaattgcaaacgggacgaattcaattgcaaacgggacgaattcaattgcaaacaggacgaattcaattgcaaacgggacgaattcaattgcaaaagcgacgaactcaattgcaaacgggacgaattcaattgcaaagtcgccgaattcaattgcaaaaacctgtaataataaaataatgccagcataataaggatgattttcaaaaatttaaatAAAATGTGCAATGCGTGCACCAGAAAGAACACAAATTTGGGCACAATTTATCTTATTACTGCTGAAAACATGTATTATGACTAGATGAACTGTTTCttggttggttattcacactttgcagaaattattatgattgagatactctaatattgCAGTGACGTATTCAAATATCAGGAAATGCTGATATACTCTAGTATTACAGTCAACtctcaagcataatcttgattttgaaagcataattgtgagcataatagtcttgattttgagcactgctaaaaagcataataggtaaaaatttgaacataataggccaGAGCCCATGCAGAATAATAGGAAGACGAAAGCAAGGAGCAAAATTCTGGAATCATTGGACAAAAGTTGAACTTGTATTTGAGAAAATTGAAAGCAAATATGACATGCATAATTCTGTGTCTCCTGTGGCATTTTACAAGCAAATGTCATTGTAGATAAATCTATAAACTCCATGCTATAAAGCAGTCAATAAAATTGAGCAGTCACCACAAACACATAATGAACACATTTAAATCCTGCTGGCAAAATAGTGAGCTTATTATGTGGAAAATTAAACAGATTACTGGATAGTAAAATAGGAAAACAAAAGCAAAACAGACTGATCCTATGTATTTAGAATATAATTTTAAATTCACATgctgtatatatacactgtgACAATCTACTGTTCTTAAAGTCATAATAATACCAGCTAATACATGTGAATAAGATGAACCATATGAAGTTTAGAAACTACAGTTTTCATGTCAAAGTTTTGCATAGCTTTTTAATTCAAGTGATTAACTAGTTAAAAATAAGTCACAAAGCAGACCAATACATGGTTTATGCTACTTTGTATGAGATATCTTATTTTAGGATCTCCACCTCATGTTGACAGATACAACTTCAATCCTTACATTTTAAAATATGAAGGAAGCAACTTAACCTTAATCACTGAAATAACCAGTGATCTTCCATTGTCCAGTGGGGACATAAAGTGGGTAGGATTTCACCGACCTTTACCCTCAACTTCTGTGGTAGATAACTATACTACTGATGGAGTACTATACAGTAGACTATCACTATATGAGTTGTCATTTGAAGATGACAGTGGCAACTATACCAACATTGTTAGTAATCAGTGTGGAACCTCCTCTGTATCTGTGTACATTGATGTGAGGAAAGGTAGGGGACTTGAATTATTGGGAAGCTGTTGAGGTATTGTTGTGTTTATCCTCCAGCTCCCATTGTGTGTAACAACTCAGGTAGTGTGGCTGTACCACAAAAGAATATTATGACAGTTAAAGGAGAGACCATTGCGTTTCACTGTCTCTTCAAAGGGAACTTGAAGATTTTATGGCCTTCCATGTCAATTTACTGGATGATTGTATCCCATGGTCAACACACAAAACCAACATATATCATGGACAATTCTACTGAACCATATCGTATTGCTGTTTACCAGACTTGTTTAAGTAAAGATGGATCTTGTTGTAACTTTACTAACCAACTTAATATTGAGAAAATTCCATTAGAACTAAATGGTGTTGATCTAACTTGTGGAGTAGTACTTGATGAGGTTCCATCTTCTCATACTGCTAAGCTCTGTAAGTACTTCACAATTTTCATTACATTTTATGCTGGATGTTTTGAAAGGAGTTTACACTAACTTTTATATAACATTATACAGTAAGTAGTCTTATGTCTAGTCCTATgcttacctgactgctttattagagtataatattattacatactaATACTAACCAGTACTTATCACATGTAAGACCATCACGTGATAGAAGAGAGTTTTtggtatgtgactggatttgcagcTATCTGCTTGGCATTTACTTATTTCCAGACTTCATTTTAAAGAACTAAACTTTCACCTTCAGAATTTGGAtcatgaagaaaaattaataGCCACAACACAAGGTTGAACGTACAATTAATGCTAACTGAAAGCAGACAAGACTGCCCATAAAAATAGCCACCAGATTTAATTTCAAAGCATcgtcattaaattttattttgcaaagTTTTCTGGGGGAGTATGCTTCCTAATCCCACGCTTGTGCATTCTGCATGCACATAGAGAGTGAGCCACATGAGATTTTTttaatatcacatcagatccaTAATTGTACTGTGTAGTAGCTATTACCTCCACTCAAAATTTTTGGGCTCTGGCTCTGTAGATCTGTTATCCAAGAGGGCTTTCTGAAACTATTGGAAGCCCCTCACCCCAGTGTTGTAGTCTATAATCATACACAGCTATGCTACTAAATCATCATGCAATCAACCAATTTAATTTTGCAACTCTCACACAGCTGTTTATGCAACACCAAAAGTCATTGATGCTCCTAACAAGCACATCAAGATTAAACTCAATGACAGTATATCACTTCAGTGTCAGTTTAGAGCACCCATTGGGGTGACAATAGTGGTGTGGTTAAAGGATAATTTACCAGTGGagaacacacaacactacaataTCATTACTACCACTAATCCTGGAGTAGATAACTTGATTGTGTCTAACCTAAACATCAATACTATCACTAGTGAAGATGAAGGCACTTATACTTGTTACTGCTACTACAACAGAACAATGGTCACTACCAGTAAAAGTGTTGTTTCTAATAAAGTATCTACAACACTACGTTTTAGGAAAGGTATGGACAACTATGTTACTTCATTTGTGTGTACTTCAGTTTAGAGAGTAGCAGCTCAGACAATACATGGATTATACCTGCTGCTTCAGTGTCTGCTGTAGTTGGTTTGGTGATTATACTGGGGCTACTTGTACACTGTTGGCTTGCTGGAAGAAGCAACAAAGGTTAGCCAACAATGTGGTGAAACAAGTGATAAACTTGAGGTACTGCCTGCAGAGATCAATTACTCAGCTAAACACACTAGTTTAAATGATGTTACTGAACCATTAGTAGTTGATGATGAACAACCAAACACAACCATGAGTATGTTTCCATGTATATACTAACATGATGTACTACATGTAACATAGTGGATGGTTGACAATATGGCATGCTTGCAATTGACAAAATTAAGGGTGCTGAGATCATAGCAATGATAAAATCACAGCTATGGTTAATGGGCACTATACCTCTATAGCTGGTTATTGACGAAGAATTAAAAGTGTTTTTCTGAACCAGCAAGACTCATGCAGATATTGCATAGCTCAAAAGGTTACAATTCTGGCAGATATATATGATTTATACAAACCTATACCATttccatttgtgactggatctgcaaaaaccccacatgttagcacatttttcgaattccattttattagaTTTTCTTTATTTGGATAGCCAAAGGAATAGTTatccaaagtttcagctctagaagccaaaaacttttgaagttacagccctacaaagttgtaacagcagaaaaatcgatttgtacagtgactatatggaaaataaactacaagcacTTAAATAAACAGTCATAACTCACGAGTGCAGTCCTCTACCGAGAGCAACTTTCACCACCACCATCTCCATAAAGAGGCGAATTCATTGCTGGGTACATTTTTTAGCCTAGGTTTTTCATACAACCAGAGCGAACACAAAAATGTGAGCAAAAAAATGATAGTGAATTGCTCATCTAACACGAAGCAGACTAACGCTCATATCTTCCGTCTCCTTTGGAGTACTGACACataactcctcttgctttggggatcacgatgctaACAAGGTTTTTGTCATTAGCACAATTTactcatttttaaaattaaatttcgtaaatattttacccattgcgtATTATTGCAttgtactgtaaaattaggcttgcaatAACATGTGggatttttgcagatctgggCACATTTTAcaagtgtagcatgtatatgtGATGTCTTGCATGCATGGCCACTATgcttatttgtgaccagattttacaaaaccgatccaaatcataCATCAGgcaaaaatcaaactaacaccaccagtggatagccacactatcatactactagtttttaCACTCAATACTACTCAAACCACTCAAGGCTGGtgtaacagacgtcttttctgggtggtgtaggGCAGTATCTGGActtgtgaagggtctggcttggcaagaaccagtggcatactggtggatggcctgataatgttggccagacatttttctgttgattttgcttcatatcagccactaaggagccagcacagccctgtaatctcgtgtctagACTTCagttgtggtctgcctccattttgaagtctatttGTTGCCCTCCCGCCCTCCACTCCTTTGTgcagcactcgtgatactacttcgttCATCCAACTGCTTAGATTTTCTAtattatttggcaggaaactctgcaagtagctacaagtactggaagtggtctgaaaggtaatagattgatgcatcttttgtgtataGTTATATGCGTGcgtgctatccttggcaagttatgctgacttgaattctttaaaaccgtttatctcgaaacttctaatgtgtgatttggattgttttccCCAAATCCAGGCACATTTAGTTAGCTACATATTACTAATATTTCAACCTTTTGCAGTATGAATCCTTGGTGAGCTAGTAATGTATTTCAGTGTAGATGGTGATTTACAATTATAGTTCTCTTGTAGAATATGGGACATTTCGTAAGCACAACAAAGCACCACTCCCAGATGAGGCCACTAAGTACCATCCAGCAGATGCAGTTATCAGCTCAACAGTATCAGGAATAGGTATGATACATTAGCATTGTGTCCTATAATATAGACATCTAAATATGGTAGCTGAAAGTAGTACTGGACATCAGGAGTCACAACATCAATACCGCAATGGATCCATCAATGACAACTTCACAAGGCCAACCATCATGGATAATGACGATATACATGATGCAATATAACAACATTAGTAGCTAACAAAGTATTCTATAAATAGCTACTAATAACCACTGATATACATGACagtttttctatgatccttcaGGCTTCATGGCTGTATAGTATCAGCTTATTAGAATGTAACTTGTAAAATACATAGTTTCTGTAGTTTGATAGCTCATTAACTCATGCTGCTTCTTTCTGTAtcctatataatattatgctagctaataaaaggaagtagggattgatataatCCACATTAGAGTTGTActgattcccactttttagggaaaaccgataTCTGATATATATCTTTACCCTGTTTTACTGCTAGTTAACTGATACCTGATTGTAGTTATATTTGTGCATACTGCACTAAAAGTggagctagtaaagccaatgctaTGAAATTGGACACTAACCTCAACTCAAAGTTGCTACTCAGACAAATGAGCTAAGGcctgtttatctttgtggttaccacaaaacataaacaaattacctcagtacataccagagcctttgacaccagccctccagtagtactgcagctgctgaataAACtaataacaagagttaataatatataataatctgctggccacagcccattacaactgatttccaattatggtaaaaacagctaattattggCTTCTATTGATTAATTACCGATCTGATTATTGGTACAACTCTAAtgcacatgctacaaaaagtagagaaacaagctcaaaaatgttacagctaaaATAAGAATGATCCAGACAACAAAAAGTTAGGAAACAAGTCGaacaagattagatggctaCTTACTAAAACGAGACACATCTTAATGCCTAGTTTTGGCtaacatcttgaaatgagactagccaaaagtaggcattgaCAAAACATAATCAGAACAACAGATTTGCGAATATGCGCATGccatcattaccttggctgtctgaaatttctggagccatacACCTAGTGCTAGTGGGCAGACAGGCAGATTAAATTAGGTGaatatttaaaaatttaaaagcaAAATTTATTGAAAGGATGcatttaaatttacaatttctTACCAATCCTTATTTATCAAGTACTACTGCGTGTACTTAATAATTTAGAGTAAAATGCAATGTTCTGTCACAACAGCATGGTCTAGGGGAATTTTTATCTTGTAAATGTATCTTTTAATTTATATGTTTCTTTTGATATCTCATGTTAAAAGTGGAATATGAAATAACTGTTCTACATGATCAAAATTAATTATTAAGTTTTTCGTGGCACTGCTCATCAGGAATGATTACACATCATACTGGTTGAATGCAAATTCACTGTAAATCCTACAAGGAATTATAGTCTCACTCTCCAACTTactttttactgtgtataccATTATTTAATATGATATGTTTCACTATTTTCAGCTATTTTACTTTTCCGGTTCTAGTATAAGTCTCACTCCTCTAGTTCCAGTTCTCAACACATCCCTCAACTCACATGTATATATGGTTTAATTTTCTTTATTAATGATTTTTATTTGTGGAATTGTAGCCCTAATAATATGCTTTCCATATATACTCTAGTTGCTCCTTGGTTGTACGtaattgtgacccggtctgcgaaaaggggtcttataggaGCCTCAAGTTTGACTAATAGTGTTGCAAACTGGTATGGAAAAACCGGTTATTAACcagtattgtctaggtcaagccaattgTTGGCTAAGAAGCAGTTCTGCCTACCctcttggtaaaccataaattacccctgctgacaagtgttaacatcataacataccTCAAAGCATGTATAAACATGTGATTGTAATAGCTGTTtttgggtagttggaaaaggcggatatggTCGGACGCGGACGCGGACGCGGACGCGGACGCGGACAATTTCAAAGTAAAACTTTATATCTGCATAAATTTCTTACTTACTTTCTTTCTTTGTATACACAGGTCTCCACTTCCAGAACCAGATGACCTGACAATGTCTCAACATAATAACGCCTATTAAAATGCATATATTATAAGAAGCGTTTACAAGCGCATGTGAGACGTGCGCTACGTTCGACAGTGGCCACCCATGTCTAGAGCAGTGTTCTCCACGAACTGATAGGGATTAATAAAGCTTGACTAAACTCTGTCGCCCTTTTGCATGAGAAGGGGTGGACCGCCGCCAGATTAGCTAGTAGGGGGCGGCCAATAGTTTctttttaggccactccaaatacctgtttcccgtcctcaggcatatttgcacgcgggcgggcggtccattttcattgagattggcagcttttcaagcgaTTATTTGACTGGCAAAGCTGTGTCAGAAAATAGCTATAAAAAGCCATCCCACCAAGTGAAGTTTGTgccttgatagcactgctgacagtGTTTCAAGATGGCCTTTACTAAGCcggtcagtatgcaagaataaccggaattagtggaagaatacggaatattTAGCTGACTAATCATATGCGGGCGGGCGGCCGGAAACAGGTACACTAGTATAATTGTAGCGTCCTTAAACTCTGCCATGTACGCCCACCTATGTTATGAACGACCTGACTTCCTAAAAAACTGCTCACGAGAACACAGTATTAACTTGGAAAAAAACATCTGTTAACACATGTACAAGTATTCAAGTAACACCAACCAGTACAAGAACTattaagtgtgcaaaaatttAACTGGCTATATATCAAAAATAGCCAATACAAAACACTCTTACAATTGTGCAAACTAATACACTTACAAAACCAAGTTAAAATCATTTTTGAGAAGATCCTTGTGTTCAACTTGCAGTTGTGATTTCACATCATCTGGTATTATAACACAGCTGGCATCAAAGTCAGCAAAGTGTGGTAATATACAACTTCCTCTAACATGGTAATAGACATTTCTTTTTTCCTTTGATTGTTCATACACCCCAGATCTAGGATTATTGAACAAGACAAATTCTTTATGACCAAAAATTATATCATCGGGAGGAGGTAGAGGTCTTTTATCTTGATCTCTTTCTATTTTACCTTTACATCCATTACAACGTGATACATTTCCAAACACAAAAACCAACCAAAATGGGGTCTCCACTAATTGACACTGAATTAATGTGGGTTGACTTGCTGATGACAACTGTGTGGGGTACAGCACTGAACTAGCTGGTGTAAGCTGAGGGGAATACTGCACAGGTAACAACTGTGGTGGGGGATAATGACATGTGGGTATCTGGGATGGTGCATGTATCAACGGTGGTGGGGAATTACAGCCACCATAAACAACATTAGTATTAGTTATACTAGCATTCTGTCTCAGTACCAGCATGGAATCAGTAGTTGGCCCAGTCACCAATGGGCTCCACTGGTTGTGGACAGTATACCCACATGGAAGAGTTGGATCAACACATGCTTGTGAAGGAAGACGTGATGTAGGCTGTTGTGAAGGCAATTCAGATAACACTTCTTTCTGCACTTGAGAACCTCTTCTCTGCCATTCCATGTTTGACTCTTCTGCTCGGTGAACTACATCTTTAATTTGTTGTGCCTGCTTCTTAGTGACTCCTCGTCGCAATGGTTTTTTCCCAGCTGTTTTAGATTTTCCATGCTCAGAAAGAGCAGTAAAATTAGGTGGGTGAGACTGATTTTGATGCCATTTAAAAAAACTGTTTAAAGACTTCTCTGTAATGGCAAGAGCCAAGGAGTGTGCGCATATTTTCATTGACTTGTAAGACAGGCACTGGTCATCACAAGCTATACCACCAGACTCTGACAATTTCACATAATGAGGCCGTTCACTGCTGTAACTTTTGATCATCCATGCATTTTCACTACCTGGGGCTTTAACAATTGCACTATCATCTATTGACAGGTCCTGAGCCTTTTCCCACATACCATCTTTTATGCTACTGGGAATTTGCAATGTATTTAATGGATTTTCAACAACACTGCACTTATTAGAACTCACTTCAACTGCGGCCTTCATAAAACGGTTAATTTTTCGCTGACGTTGATCAAGAGTCATTTTAAACCATATGTGGAAGATTCAACCTGAAGATAACGGTAATCTTCTTTAAGCCTATATTCACCTGTACCAATCAGGGATCGTTCTACTTCACGCTTCTGTTCCTCAAACAATGTTTTCATCTTGTTCACAAAATCAGGAAGCTCTGACTTCTTATGCTCAACTTcatcttttaaaattttattttttgatTCAACTTCATTCGTGTAATACGGCAAAGGCGGGGATCCTAAACCAGCCTTAGTACGGCAATTTGGAAGCATGTACTTTGCAATAATATCTCGGCAATGCTTGACAAACCAGGTATAGAAAAATGGTGGAGAATTGTAAGGACGTTCTAATTCATCCCAACGGGGCTCAAATTTTGAAAGCTGGTCATTGAGTTCTTCACTCGATGCTGCATCAACAAGACCATGCTCGAGTTGGGAAGGGCTTCCCAAAACATCTTTTATTATTTCAGATCTCAAAGAAGAAGGAATATTTAATTCTTGAAGTTTGCGGTCAATGTTCCCTTTAAAATGCAAAAAACACCTCACATGCTGGGCAACAGGGAAACATGTCATAAAGGCATTTTCCAAAGCCAATTCACCATCAGTACCAAATGCCTTAATGGAGCTAAGCTGTGGCCTTTGGCCAACTAAGGCTGAACTAAAGAAGTGGTATGAGGCAAAATCCTTACATACATGAACAAACAAAGGACCTAACAAAGTAGGTGACTTTCCAGGAACACTTTTGAGCTCAAGCAGTAAGTGCTGATAGGTTGTGACGGTGACATCAAATTTACCTAAATTAAACGTGGGATCAACACCGAATACACAATGCCTCTCACCAGTACAGAAACGCACTAAATCATTAAGAGTATAATCAAAAGCTAAAATCATCATGGGAAAAGGCGCAGCATTCACTGTCCTCACAAAGGGATCTTTGCATCTCTGCCCTTCTCCTTCTTTACACATATACATAACTGCATACAGTGGATCATGGTCTTCTTTGCCTACACCTTTTCTCCTTGCGTCACTGATTTGTTGTCTACCACGGGGAAGAGAACTGGCACTTGATGCCTCCAAGATTCCACCTGCCTCACTGTTAAGATATTTTAGTGCACGTTTAGCTGTAGTTTGCTTTGCTTTTTCCTTAATCTTGCACATAGTGCTTGGCTTTGTTCTAACATATGGCTGCTGAGAATGAGCATTTCCATGAGGAGCGAATATCAAACTGTGGGGTCCATTTTTGAAATAATATTGAACAAAGGCGAGATTAAGAGTGTCACCATCACAATCTACAAAACAGAAAAAGTGAATACTACTTataatacacatgcatatataatgGCACATATATATAATGAGCAAGCACAATAGTAATACAACCTGAAATTTTTAACAAACAAAAAGTTGGCATCACTTAAAAGTCAAATAAAAATATCACAATCAAGTGTTTTCTGGGAAGTAACATGGAGTTAGAATAATACTAAGAGTGAAACATTATCTTCTATAATTGAAACATTATCTCCTATAATAACAGACAAAAACTCATTCCAAACAGCTCAACCACTGTATACGCTAGATGTTATACATAGCGATGTATGCTATACTAGGCAAAGCAATATGCTATAGCTGATACAGAGATTTCTGTTACTATTGGTGGGATGCAATACCGTGGCTAAAGTGATATACAATGAAAATAACTAGGCCACTGTGTAATAAAATAATAGACCACACCATAATACATTTAAACAGTTTTATTGCTACATAAAGTACTTCATGTAGTACTACTGCTTTGTGTTGGTAAAGtcaattaattattttataaacaATTGTAGTGGTGAGTTCTGAGAAGCAGCAATGGGACAAACAGGGGAACATAACTTGAAATTTACTGGTTGAATACAAGGAAATCGTGCATGGATCCCAGGCTGTGTCTCAGGCACATGCCAAGACTGCAAGCCGTCTGTTGATAAATCACCATTTTGTCTAGCATTTAAGTGTAGTAATAAGCTATGATGCCTGCTCATATAGGCTATCTGTAGCCTCCCCACAAGTCCTTACAGGATAGTTACTAATAAGTAAAT containing:
- the LOC136238043 gene encoding hemicentin-2-like isoform X2 codes for the protein MNRAVVALLHIKIALCIATSSAATLNVSITSSPRLGVDTVCDNQVVILMCRTDQTTSNIITWYWSNQSQHGDTITVVARMTVLVYTCVAYADQGRANITVQANGSPPHVDRYNFNPYILKYEGSNLTLITEITSDLPLSSGDIKWVGFHRPLPSTSVVDNYTTDGVLYSRLSLYELSFEDDSGNYTNIVSNQCGTSSVSVYIDVRKAPIVCNNSGSVAVPQKNIMTVKGETIAFHCLFKGNLKILWPSMSIYWMIVSHGQHTKPTYIMDNSTEPYRIAVYQTCLSKDGSCCNFTNQLNIEKIPLELNGVDLTCGVVLDEVPSSHTAKLSVYATPKVIDAPNKHIKIKLNDSISLQCQFRAPIGVTIVVWLKDNLPVENTQHYNIITTTNPGVDNLIVSNLNINTITSEDEGTYTCYCYYNRTMVTTSKSVVSNKVSTTLRFRKESSSSDNTWIIPAASVSAVVGLVIILGLLVHCWLAGRSNKEINYSAKHTSLNDVTEPLVVDDEQPNTTMSTFS
- the LOC136238884 gene encoding uncharacterized protein, which gives rise to MWEKAQDLSIDDSAIVKAPGSENAWMIKSYSSERPHYVKLSESGGIACDDQCLSYKSMKICAHSLALAITEKSLNSFFKWHQNQSHPPNFTALSEHGKSKTAGKKPLRRGVTKKQAQQIKDVVHRAEESNMEWQRRGSQVQKEVLSELPSQQPTSRLPSQACVDPTLPCGYTVHNQWSPLVTGPTTDSMLVLRQNASITNTNVVYGGCNSPPPLIHAPSQIPTCHYPPPQLLPVQYSPQLTPASSVLYPTQLSSASQPTLIQCQLVETPFWLVFVFGNVSRCNGCKGKIERDQDKRPLPPPDDIIFGHKEFVLFNNPRSGVYEQSKEKRNVYYHVRGSCILPHFADFDASCVIIPDDVKSQLQVEHKDLLKNDFNLVL
- the LOC136238043 gene encoding hemicentin-1-like isoform X1, which translates into the protein MNRAVVALLHIKIALCIATSSAATLNVSITSSPRLGVDTVCDNQVVILMCRTDQTTSNIITWYWSNQSQHGDTITVVARMTVLVYTCVAYADQGRANITVQANGSPPHVDRYNFNPYILKYEGSNLTLITEITSDLPLSSGDIKWVGFHRPLPSTSVVDNYTTDGVLYSRLSLYELSFEDDSGNYTNIVSNQCGTSSVSVYIDVRKAPIVCNNSGSVAVPQKNIMTVKGETIAFHCLFKGNLKILWPSMSIYWMIVSHGQHTKPTYIMDNSTEPYRIAVYQTCLSKDGSCCNFTNQLNIEKIPLELNGVDLTCGVVLDEVPSSHTAKLSVYATPKVIDAPNKHIKIKLNDSISLQCQFRAPIGVTIVVWLKDNLPVENTQHYNIITTTNPGVDNLIVSNLNINTITSEDEGTYTCYCYYNRTMVTTSKSVVSNKVSTTLRFRKESSSSDNTWIIPAASVSAVVGLVIILGLLVHCWLAGRSNKEINYSAKHTSLNDVTEPLVVDDEQPNTTMKYGTFRKHNKAPLPDEATKYHPADAVISSTVSGIAESSTGHQESQHQYRNGSINDNFTRPTIMDNDDIHDAI